One window of the Perca fluviatilis chromosome 5, GENO_Pfluv_1.0, whole genome shotgun sequence genome contains the following:
- the LOC120558485 gene encoding glutathione hydrolase 7, with the protein MHSPAPEIVAGYPSGCVADKDANPETILGSAYSPVDYMSITSFPRLPEDDTLSAEHTLRLRKEDDNVLSEQDTDPDVFLKTARLQRLPSSASDLASHDIASLRETTRDPFTEDCACQRDGLTVIITACLTFATGVTVALIMQIYFGDPQIFNQGAVVTDVAQCTSLGFDILEKQGSSVDAAITAALCLGIVHPHTSGIGGGGVMLVHDIRKNETRVIDFRETAPSAIHEEMLQTNLDLNPGLLVGVPGMLSGMHQAHQLYGRMPWKDVVTMAAEVARNGFNVTHELAEALAKVKDQNMSDAFRDLFLPNGQAPLSGIFTRRLDLAAILDAVAVKGISEFYSGNLTQEMAAAVQARGGVLTEDDFGNYSTVLQQPAEIIYQGHHVMAAPAPHAGVALITALNILEGYNITSQVPRNHTFHWIAEAVKIALAFASRLGDPMYEPSVSEIVTMMLSKSQASLLRQMINDSQTFPVGHYAQSFTLETGATASQVVVMGPDDHIVSIMSSLNKPFGSGIVSPSGILLNSQILDFSWPNKTQGSSPNPLNSLQPGKRPMSFLMPTAVRPAVGLCGTYVAVGSSNGEKALSGITQVLMNVLSSRKNMSDSLAYGRLHPQLKPNILLVDSKFLDEDVELLQAKGHKVERRDVLSMVEGTRRTNDLIIGVKDPRSADASALTMSNMP; encoded by the exons ATGCACAGCCCTGCTCCTGAAATTGTGGCAGGGTACCCAAGTGGATGTGTGGCAGATAAAGATGCCAATCCGGAGACAATCCTGGGGAGTGCCTACTCTCCGGTGGACTACATGAGCATCACCAGCTTCCCCAGGCTGCCAGAGGACGACACACTGTCTGCGGAACACACCCTAAGATTGCGCAAAGAGGATGACAATGTCCTGAGTGAGCAAGATACAG ACCCAGATGTGTTTCTGAAGACCGCTCGCCTCCAGCGTCTCCCATCCTCCGCTTCGGACCTGGCTAGCCATGATATTGCATCTCTGCGGGAGACCACCAGAGACCCCTTTACAGAAGACTGTGCCTGTCAGCGAGATGGACTGACAGTCATCATCACAGCTTGTCTCACCTTCGCCACAGGAGTCACTGTAGCTCTCATCATGCAGATCTACTTTGGAGATCCACAG ATCTTTAACCAAGGGGCAGTGGTGACAGATGTGGCCCAGTGTACATCTCTTGGCTTTGACATTCTTGAGAAACAGGGCTCCAGCGTTGATGCTGCCATCACTGCTGCCCTTTGTTTGGGAATTGTCCACCCTCACACTTCTGGTATTGGAGG TGGTGGAGTTATGTTGGTGCATGACATCCGTAAGAACGAGACGAGGGTCATTGACTTCAGAGAGACGGCACCATCTGCCATCCACGAGGAGATGCTGCAGACAAACCTTGATCTAAAT CCGGGCCTGCTGGTGGGAGTACCAGGCATGCTCAGTGGGATGCATCAGGCACACCAGTTGTATGGCAG AATGCCGTGGAAGGATGTGGTTACCATGGCAGCAGAAGTGGCTCGAAATGGATTTAATGTTACTCATGAACTAG CTGAAGCTCTGGCTAAAGTTAAGGACCAAAACATGTCGGATGCATTTCGGGATTTGTTCCTTCCCAATGGCCAGGCTCCCCTCTCCGGGATTTTTACCAGGCGTCTTGATTTAGCAGCCATCTTGGATGCTGTTGCAGTTAAGGGGATATCGGAGTTCTACAGTGGAAACCTGACGCAGGAAATGGCAGCAGCA GTACAAGCAAGAGGTGGGGTGCTCACAGAGGATGACTTTGGAAACTACAGCACCGTCTTACAGCAGCCAGCAGAGATCATTTATCAAG GACACCACGTGATGGCGGCCCCGGCCCCACATGCAGGTGTTGCCTTGATCACTGCTCTAAACATCCTGGAAGGCTACAACATCACCAGTCAGGTGCCCAGGAACCACACCTTCCACTGGATTGCAGAG GCTGTAAAGATAGCTCTTGCCTTCGCTAGTAGGCTGGGTGACCCCATGTATGAACCTTCTGTCTCAGAGATTGTCACCATGATGCTGAG TAAATCACAGGCTTCCCTACTCCGCCAGATGATCAACGACTCTCAGACCTTCCCTGTCGGCCATTACGCTCAATCATTTACCTTGGAGACGGGTGCAACAGCTTCCCAGGTCGTGGTCATGGGCCCGGACGACCACATCGTGTCAATCATGAG CTCTCTGAACAAACCATTTGGCAGCGGGATCGTGAGTCCTTCAGGAATCCTCTTGAATAGCCAGATCCTGGACTTCTCCTGGCCTAATAAAACACAGGGCTCATCACCTAACCCA CTTAACAGCCTCCAGCCTGGGAAGAGGCCCATGTCCTTCCTGATGCCCACAGCAGTGAGGCCTGCCGTGGGGTTATGTGGCACATATGTGGCCGTTGGATCTTCCAATGGAGAGAAAGCTCTCAGTGGCATCACACAG GTGCTGATGAATGTTCTGTCTTCGCGTAAAAATATGAGTGACAGCTTAGCATACGGAAGACTCCACCCGCAGCTGAAGCCCAACATCCTCCTGGTGGACT CTAAGTTTCTAGACGAAGATGTGGAGCTGCTGCAGGCCAAAGGTCACAaggtggagaggagagatgTTCTCTCAATGGTGGAGGGCACCCGGAGAACCAATGACCTCATCATAGGGGTGAAAGACCCCCGTAGCGCTGATGCCTCCGCTCTCACTATGTCCAACATGCCCTAG
- the LOC120558486 gene encoding tumor protein p53-inducible nuclear protein 2 isoform X2 has translation MFQRLSNLLFGEVEEVEAELKGPNPCVTEADEEGWMLVNLPESDCMVQAEDEKGAPLITQSFPDSNLSNHQVTHTRTECPAPIPHPPHKRRRTHKGRARGAVALSDPLSCPSASPSDSGATTPVPLPRRARLAMPSSALSLSPGSGSECGGSGGRSRAGPERGCMDESWFVTPPPCFTAEGATAEASPMEDLLIEHPSMSVYVSPSNFSMVSNSNLSVVGEESIVSLASSVSRVAEPAAAPASRSTMPTRVSRGAAAQAGALAKVTQVARVQRNKARIERRHLGRNRIQRQNRTREQVPRHAAHARNTFLHQPSKRNICH, from the exons ATGTTTCAGCGTTTGAGCAACCTGTTGTTTGGGGAGGTAGAAGAGGTGGAAGCTGAGCTGAAGGGACCCAACCCCTGTGTGACGGAGGCCGACGAAGAGGGATGGATGCTCGTCAACCTGCCTG AATCTGACTGCATGGTGCAGGCGGAGGATGAGAAGGGAGCCCCACTGATTACACAATCATTCCCAGACAGTAACCTATCAAATCATCAAGTCACACATACAAGGACTGAATGCCCGGCCCCCATTCCCCACCCCCCTCACAAGCGCCGCAGGACACATAAAGGTCGGGCACGAGGTGCAGTAGCACTATCAGACCCCCTGTCTTGTCCAAGCGCTAGCCCGTCAGACTCGGGTGCCACCACACCTGTGCCCCTGCCGAGACGGGCCAGACTAGCCATGCCCTCCTCCGCCCTGTCATTGTCCCCTGGCTCTGGAAGTGAGTGTGGGGGCAGTGGGGGTAGAAGTAGGGCAGGTCCAGAGAGAGGCTGCATGGATGAGAGCTGGTTTGTCACCCCTCCCCCCTGTTTCACTGCAGAGGGAGCCACAGCGGAGGCCAGCCCGATGGAGGACCTGCTCATCGAGCACCCCAGCATGTCTGTGTACGTCTCACCGAGCAACTTCTCCATGGTCTCCAACAGCAACCTGTCTGTGGTGGGAGAGGAAAGCATTGTCAGCCTGGCGAGCAGCGTGAG CAGAGTGGCAGAACCAGCTGCTGCCCCCGCCAGCCGCAGCACTATGCCCACCAGGGTGAGCCGTGGAGCAGCTGCCCAGGCTGGAGCTCTGGCCAAGGTCACCCAAGTGGCCAGGGTCCAGCGTAACAAAGCCCGCATCGAGCGACGCCATCTGGGCCGTAACCGCATCCAACGCCAAAACCGCACCAGGGAGCAGGTCCCTCGCCACGCAGCCCACGCCAGAAACACCTTCCTTCACCAGCCCAGCAAGCGTAACATCTGCCACTAA
- the LOC120558486 gene encoding tumor protein p53-inducible nuclear protein 2 isoform X1, translating into MFQRLSNLLFGEVEEVEAELKGPNPCVTEADEEGWMLVNLPEESDCMVQAEDEKGAPLITQSFPDSNLSNHQVTHTRTECPAPIPHPPHKRRRTHKGRARGAVALSDPLSCPSASPSDSGATTPVPLPRRARLAMPSSALSLSPGSGSECGGSGGRSRAGPERGCMDESWFVTPPPCFTAEGATAEASPMEDLLIEHPSMSVYVSPSNFSMVSNSNLSVVGEESIVSLASSVSRVAEPAAAPASRSTMPTRVSRGAAAQAGALAKVTQVARVQRNKARIERRHLGRNRIQRQNRTREQVPRHAAHARNTFLHQPSKRNICH; encoded by the exons ATGTTTCAGCGTTTGAGCAACCTGTTGTTTGGGGAGGTAGAAGAGGTGGAAGCTGAGCTGAAGGGACCCAACCCCTGTGTGACGGAGGCCGACGAAGAGGGATGGATGCTCGTCAACCTGCCTG AAGAATCTGACTGCATGGTGCAGGCGGAGGATGAGAAGGGAGCCCCACTGATTACACAATCATTCCCAGACAGTAACCTATCAAATCATCAAGTCACACATACAAGGACTGAATGCCCGGCCCCCATTCCCCACCCCCCTCACAAGCGCCGCAGGACACATAAAGGTCGGGCACGAGGTGCAGTAGCACTATCAGACCCCCTGTCTTGTCCAAGCGCTAGCCCGTCAGACTCGGGTGCCACCACACCTGTGCCCCTGCCGAGACGGGCCAGACTAGCCATGCCCTCCTCCGCCCTGTCATTGTCCCCTGGCTCTGGAAGTGAGTGTGGGGGCAGTGGGGGTAGAAGTAGGGCAGGTCCAGAGAGAGGCTGCATGGATGAGAGCTGGTTTGTCACCCCTCCCCCCTGTTTCACTGCAGAGGGAGCCACAGCGGAGGCCAGCCCGATGGAGGACCTGCTCATCGAGCACCCCAGCATGTCTGTGTACGTCTCACCGAGCAACTTCTCCATGGTCTCCAACAGCAACCTGTCTGTGGTGGGAGAGGAAAGCATTGTCAGCCTGGCGAGCAGCGTGAG CAGAGTGGCAGAACCAGCTGCTGCCCCCGCCAGCCGCAGCACTATGCCCACCAGGGTGAGCCGTGGAGCAGCTGCCCAGGCTGGAGCTCTGGCCAAGGTCACCCAAGTGGCCAGGGTCCAGCGTAACAAAGCCCGCATCGAGCGACGCCATCTGGGCCGTAACCGCATCCAACGCCAAAACCGCACCAGGGAGCAGGTCCCTCGCCACGCAGCCCACGCCAGAAACACCTTCCTTCACCAGCCCAGCAAGCGTAACATCTGCCACTAA
- the LOC120558486 gene encoding tumor protein p53-inducible nuclear protein 2 isoform X3 gives MFQRLSNLLFGEVEEVEAELKGPNPCVTEADEEGWMLVNLPEGATAEASPMEDLLIEHPSMSVYVSPSNFSMVSNSNLSVVGEESIVSLASSVSRVAEPAAAPASRSTMPTRVSRGAAAQAGALAKVTQVARVQRNKARIERRHLGRNRIQRQNRTREQVPRHAAHARNTFLHQPSKRNICH, from the exons ATGTTTCAGCGTTTGAGCAACCTGTTGTTTGGGGAGGTAGAAGAGGTGGAAGCTGAGCTGAAGGGACCCAACCCCTGTGTGACGGAGGCCGACGAAGAGGGATGGATGCTCGTCAACCTGCCTG AGGGAGCCACAGCGGAGGCCAGCCCGATGGAGGACCTGCTCATCGAGCACCCCAGCATGTCTGTGTACGTCTCACCGAGCAACTTCTCCATGGTCTCCAACAGCAACCTGTCTGTGGTGGGAGAGGAAAGCATTGTCAGCCTGGCGAGCAGCGTGAG CAGAGTGGCAGAACCAGCTGCTGCCCCCGCCAGCCGCAGCACTATGCCCACCAGGGTGAGCCGTGGAGCAGCTGCCCAGGCTGGAGCTCTGGCCAAGGTCACCCAAGTGGCCAGGGTCCAGCGTAACAAAGCCCGCATCGAGCGACGCCATCTGGGCCGTAACCGCATCCAACGCCAAAACCGCACCAGGGAGCAGGTCCCTCGCCACGCAGCCCACGCCAGAAACACCTTCCTTCACCAGCCCAGCAAGCGTAACATCTGCCACTAA